The Methanothermobacter sp. CaT2 DNA window ACCCCCGTAGACCGTGAGCACATCTCCTGGTATGAGTTCAAGGATGATCTTCCTGAAGTCCTTCGTGGGCTCGTAGGCTCCACATTCAATCTGGCCGGAGTCATCACCGAGGGTGAAGAACACATGGCCCCCCTCGATCACCCTCGGACCGTCGATAACCTCACCCCGCACCCTGTAGCATCCGAAGGCCTCCATATCTGCGATCCTCCCGGCATCCTGTATGTGCTGGTCGGTGTGCTGGTTGGTCTCAAAGATGCAGTACCTTTCAACCTCCTCGTCAACACGGACCATCTCCATCGCCCTCAGGAGGACCTCCGGGGACTCTCCCCTTACACCGTAGAGTATGGGGCAGGGTGTGTGGGGTTCTATTGCAATGTAGTCTCCATCGATGTTATCAAAGGTTTCAGAACCGGTTGCATCATCCATCCTTGCAACCGACTCAGGGTCGATACGCCTGGGCTTACCATAGTTCTCAGGGACCCTGTAGGTCAGGAGTTCATAGGTGGAGTCATCCAGGGGGCATCCAATGGCTGCAAGGGCCCCTATGATACCCCTCCCCTTCTTGAAACCGTGAACCTCTGCACCGACCCTCTCTGCGAGCCTCCGGGCGTCCTCTATCCTGAGTATCCTCCTTATGGCTGACAGGGCAAATTCCCTCATCTCCTCTGTGATCTCGCCGGTGTAGAAGACAACACCCGGGTTGGTCCTCTCACTATCAAGCTCGGCAAGTTCCGCCACCCCTTCAAGGACAATCCCCTTTACGGTGTTAAGGTCCTCCCTGGACTCTGCCAGCACAGTGAAGGTGACCGCACCGTTGCCACGGGTCTTGTGGGGTGCGAAGGGGTTGAGCCTTATCAGCCGGGGATGGTCCTCAAGGGAGAAACCGCAACTTTTAAGTTCCTGGATTATGACACATGATATATAGGTGGTGCACATCCCATCAGGGGAATCTGTATCATCTATACCAACATGAAGCCTGTACATTACATTCACCTGGTGATCTAATTGGATAAATCCATTAAAAGGGAGCAAGTATTAAGGGAGATACATGAACTTCTTGCCAGCAATGGGTTTGAGACATCACACATATATGAGCGGAGCTGCTTTGACCTCATGGCAAGAAGGAAACTATTACTTCTCTTACTTAAGGTCCTTGTAAACATTGATGGTATAAATAGTTTGCAGGCCCATGAGATAAGAACCCTTGCACATACCTTCCTTGCCTCACCAATTATTGTAGGTGTGAGGTCAAAGACCGAACCCCTTAAGGAGGATGTTGTCTATGAGAGGCACGGTATCCCTGCAGTGGCCCCTGAGACCTTCAGGAACATGGTGGCTGATGGTGAGTACCCTGAGATAATCGCTGACAGGGGCGGCTACTATGTCCATATAGACGGTAAAACCCTCAGGGAGGTCCGTGAGGAGTACAACCTCTCACTTAAGGACCTGGCTGACCTCGCCCATGTCTCCAGGAAGACCATCTACAAGTATGAGAATGGACTTGCAAGGGCCTCGGCCGAGACAGCCATGATCCTGGAGGAGATACTTAACATCAGGATAACCCTCTCCATTGACATATTCGGTGCACCAGAGAGGGATGAAATTGAGATAAAACCATCAGGTAGACTTGCTGATATCGGTTTTGGCATGATAGAAACCCACAAAACCCCCTTTGATGCTGTGGCAAAGGAGATCAAGTTTGATAATACGGTGATAACCAACCTTGAGAAGGAGAGGGATTCAAGGACCCTGCGGAGGATGGCCGTCCCGCTCAAGGATCTTTCCCTTGTAAGTGGCTCCGAGTCAGTATTCATAATCGATAATCCAAGGATAAATGAAAACATTGAGGGAATCCCCGTCATCAAGAGCTGGGAAATCGGTGAAATGGAGAGCAGCAGGGAGTTCCTCAAGGTCATAGCCGAGAGGAAAACCTGCAGTTAGTGTATGAGGGTATCCCCTTTGTTCTTAGGTGAACACGGCACAAGCTGCGCAGGAGGACATCTATTTTTTCAATCCCATCCCTCTGGCCGGGCATGCTGTGAAAGACCTCTTAATATCAGTCATCTGGGCTTTCAATAGAACACCCCCCTTCAATCTCTCTCAAAGGGCAACCACAAAAGAGGATTGGAGGGGTCAGTAATAGTCCCAGACAGTAACCTCCCAGTCCTCAATCTCATAGGCGTATACAGATATGCAGTAGTATCCCGGACCCCCTGAAACCTCTATCATTTTCTTCTTCCTTGTCGGTGACTCTGTTGGACCCCATTCAGCGGTGGCCGATGCCAGGGTCTGGCCATCCCTGAGGACATCCACTGTCACCGTGTTCACATCGTAATTGATTATCGGTGCAGCCGACATCACCACCTTGAACTTGTTTCCCCTGATATCAACGCACCTGTAATCAGATCCAGAGCCTGTGAAGCTCATAACCCTGTGCCAGGATGGACCCTGAGGGCTTCCGGTCACCCCCTCGTCACCCTCAATGGTGACATCATAGTGGTCTGCAGTGGACCTTTTCAGGAAAACACCGGAGAGGAACCCCAGAGATCCTATGAGAACAAAACATACCACGATAAGTACCTTTGTTGTATTATCCAAGATTTACACCTCCCGAGATTCATATGGAAAAACCTCTGTGATGTAGCAACCTGAAAGCTGTGGACGGATTAAATCAGCTCCCGGTGCCCGGCAGTTTCCGGAATCTGACCTCTTAGTGCAGACACAAACTGTTTCATCACCTCCAGTGTAGCTCTAACTCCAGAATCATGGAGAATCCATCACCTCCCGAAGAGTTCGCTGAACGTCTCCCTTGCCTCGGATACCGATGCAACACCAACGGCAACCATGTCCACATAGTCAAGGCCCCCTATGAATTCAAATGCCTCCGCTGGCGGTATTATCCCCGCTGCAAGGACCTTCTCTGCGACCACCGTCTTCCCGAGTTCACTGAGGAGCCTTCCGAGTTCCTTCCGCTCATCCTCAAGGAAAACAGAAAAATCTGTCATGTACCCAAGTCTGTTGACGGGGATCATGTAGAGTTCGAAGTTATCAACACCCTCCTCAATCAGCCTGAGGGTTGTCTCCCGTGGCATGGTTGTTGCAAGGCCCCTGAGCATCCCCTCAATACCATCCAGAATCTCAGCAACCTCAGAGGCTTCAAGAAGATCTGTGTAGTGTTCATCAAGGAGCACCGCAGCGGACCCAAGGTCTGAGAGGGTCTGGAGGTCCTCCTCAAGGTGTTCATGCCTCAGGGTACCCATGAGGGTGAGTTCACAGCCGGCATCCCTCGCCATCTCAAGGGCCTCAAGGACCTGCTTCTCTGGTATGACCTGGAAACCCCTCACACCCAGATCATATGATTCAACAATCACCTCAGCGATGGCCCCTGGCCGGTTTTTGAGGTCCATCTCATAGAGCCTTGACCTGTGCCCGAAGTAGGTCGCTGCTGTGAAGGGTGCGCTCCCCAGGAATGCTGCCGGCAGTTCCACGCCATTAACGGTGACTGATCCACTGAACATGATAATCCATCCTCCCTCTAATGGGATATTGCAGCGGGCACCTGCATGGGATGCACACTGAACCCCGGTACCGGCTGATCCCACCAATAATTATAATATACACTACCTCTATAGATTCTTCTATCATTCTATAAAATCTTCATTGTGATAAGTGTGGTGAAATTATGTCCAGGATGAAAGTGCTTATTGCTGATTCCATCAATGAAAAGGGAATATCAGAACTCGAAGAGGTGGCTGAGGTTGTGGTCAACACCACCATAACCCCTGAGGAGCTCCTTGATGCCATAAAGGACTTTGATGCCATCGTTGTAAGGAGCAGGACAAAGGTTACGCGTGAGGTCATAGAGGCGGCGCCCCGCCTCAAGATAATAGCAAGGGCCGGTGTGGGTGTTGACAACGTTGATGTTAAGGCTGCCACCGAACAGGGTATAATGGTGATAAACGCCCCTGAGTCCACATCCATAACGGTTGCAGAACACTCAATCGGCCTCATGCTCGCACTTGCAAGGAAGATTGCAATCGCAGACAGGTCCGTGAAGGAGGGTAAATGGGAGAAGAACCGGTTCATGGGTATCGAGCTCAACGGCAAGACCCTGGGTATAATCGGTATGGGCCGCATAGGCTCACAGGTCGTTGTGAGGACAAAGGCCTTCGGCATGGACATAATGGTCTACGACCCCTACATAAGCAAGGAGGCTGCCGAGGAGATGGGTGTGACCGTCACAGACCTTGAAACCCTCCTGAGGGAATCAGACATAGTGACCATACACGTCCCCCTCACACCCGAGACAAGGCACCTCATCTCAGATGATGAATTCAAATTGATGAAGGACACAGCCTTCATAGTGAACTGTGCCCGTGGCGGTATAATCGATGAGGACGCCCTCTACAGGGCCCTTAATGATGGTGAAATAGCCGGCGCAGCCCTTGACGTCTTTGAGGAGGAGCCTCCTGAGGGCAGCCCGCTCCTTGAACTTGAAAATGTGGTCCTGACACCACACATAGGAGCCTCCACCTCTGAGGCCCAGAGGGACGCCGCCATCATAGTTGCAAATGAGATAAAAACGGTTTTCCAGGGCGGTGCACCGAGGAACGTCCTCAACATGCCGGTGATGGACTCAGAGACCTACAAGTCCCTCAAACCATACATTGAACTGGCAGAGAAGATGGGGGCCATCATCGCACAGGCACTCCCGGGTAACATAGAGAAACTTGATGTCACATACTGCGGTGAACTGGCAGAGATGCAGTTCGACATCCTCACAAGGACCATGCTCCAGGCCATACTCAACCCCATCCTCACAGAACCAGTTAACCTCATAAATGCGCCCTCAATTGCAAAGAAGAGGGGTATAATGGTTACAGAGGCCCGCCGGTCTGAGTCAGATGGTTACAGGTCAATCATAATCGCCACTGCAGAATCAGACAGGGGCGGGTTCAGTGTGGAGGCAACACACATCAAGGAGCCTACCATAATCGGGATCAACGGTTACAGGGTCGATGTGAAACCTGAGGGTACCATGATAATAGCACGCTACAGGGACCTCCCGGGTACCATCGGCGCCATAGGAACAAAGCTCGGCCAGCACGGTATAAACATTGCAACCATGCAGGTCGGCAGGAAGGAGATCGGCGGTGAGGCTGTGATGGTCCTCAAGGTCGATCAGAGTGTCCCGGCAGAGGTCATCGAGGAGGTTAAGAAGCTGGACAACGTGGATGATGCGGTTGCAATAGAGATCTAACCCCAGTATCCCTGAGATCCAGCCATTACCTTTTTTTCTTATAAAACGTTTATTCCTCAGAAGATTCCATTTCATGTTTCCTTTTCTTATAAAACCCTTATCCGCCTAATCTAATTTCATGTTTCCCCTGAGACGGACACACATGTGGCTCCCGGGCTCTGCACCATCCAATCCAGTTTATTATTCAGCTACAGACATCAGGGAACAACCTCAAAATCAACAATTCAGCTACAGACATCCAGCCAATCAGGGAACAACCTCAAAATCCACGGGATCCCCGTTCCTTGTGTATGCCGCCACGGTCTCCATGGTGTAGG harbors:
- the serA gene encoding phosphoglycerate dehydrogenase, coding for MKVLIADSINEKGISELEEVAEVVVNTTITPEELLDAIKDFDAIVVRSRTKVTREVIEAAPRLKIIARAGVGVDNVDVKAATEQGIMVINAPESTSITVAEHSIGLMLALARKIAIADRSVKEGKWEKNRFMGIELNGKTLGIIGMGRIGSQVVVRTKAFGMDIMVYDPYISKEAAEEMGVTVTDLETLLRESDIVTIHVPLTPETRHLISDDEFKLMKDTAFIVNCARGGIIDEDALYRALNDGEIAGAALDVFEEEPPEGSPLLELENVVLTPHIGASTSEAQRDAAIIVANEIKTVFQGGAPRNVLNMPVMDSETYKSLKPYIELAEKMGAIIAQALPGNIEKLDVTYCGELAEMQFDILTRTMLQAILNPILTEPVNLINAPSIAKKRGIMVTEARRSESDGYRSIIIATAESDRGGFSVEATHIKEPTIIGINGYRVDVKPEGTMIIARYRDLPGTIGAIGTKLGQHGINIATMQVGRKEIGGEAVMVLKVDQSVPAEVIEEVKKLDNVDDAVAIEI
- a CDS encoding transcriptional regulator, encoding MDKSIKREQVLREIHELLASNGFETSHIYERSCFDLMARRKLLLLLLKVLVNIDGINSLQAHEIRTLAHTFLASPIIVGVRSKTEPLKEDVVYERHGIPAVAPETFRNMVADGEYPEIIADRGGYYVHIDGKTLREVREEYNLSLKDLADLAHVSRKTIYKYENGLARASAETAMILEEILNIRITLSIDIFGAPERDEIEIKPSGRLADIGFGMIETHKTPFDAVAKEIKFDNTVITNLEKERDSRTLRRMAVPLKDLSLVSGSESVFIIDNPRINENIEGIPVIKSWEIGEMESSREFLKVIAERKTCS
- a CDS encoding tRNA(Ile)(2)-agmatinylcytidine synthase is translated as MYRLHVGIDDTDSPDGMCTTYISCVIIQELKSCGFSLEDHPRLIRLNPFAPHKTRGNGAVTFTVLAESREDLNTVKGIVLEGVAELAELDSERTNPGVVFYTGEITEEMREFALSAIRRILRIEDARRLAERVGAEVHGFKKGRGIIGALAAIGCPLDDSTYELLTYRVPENYGKPRRIDPESVARMDDATGSETFDNIDGDYIAIEPHTPCPILYGVRGESPEVLLRAMEMVRVDEEVERYCIFETNQHTDQHIQDAGRIADMEAFGCYRVRGEVIDGPRVIEGGHVFFTLGDDSGQIECGAYEPTKDFRKIILELIPGDVLTVYGGIGAQGTMNIEKIHLERLAELYVEENPICTCGKRMKSAGRNKGFKCPSCGRRLRSSRKVRRALERSVGEGYYEVPTCARRHLSKQLVRMGISSPPSEATESSSTRQSDPLNKKWEDL